A part of Thermodesulfobacteriota bacterium genomic DNA contains:
- a CDS encoding ubiquinone/menaquinone biosynthesis methyltransferase → MTVPSPALKKAFVREKFAAIAKRYDLLNSVLSMQVDRYWRYVTTRLLAEFPAGPVLDLCAGTLPLSLELARQARDRRVVAIDFCEDMLRAGRAVLPADGRRGRIFPVCGDGEEIPARSDAFWGITVAFGVRNLSRTERGLAEMHRVLKPGGRLLILEFSRPSSSWFGPLYRFYLNRVLPKVAGAVSGDREAYEYLASSIAAFYEPAELLAMMTRAGFVAVEARPLTMGIVTIYSGRKARP, encoded by the coding sequence ATGACGGTTCCCAGCCCGGCCCTGAAGAAGGCCTTTGTCCGCGAGAAGTTTGCGGCCATCGCCAAGCGCTATGATCTGCTGAACTCGGTCCTCTCCATGCAGGTGGACCGCTACTGGCGGTACGTCACCACCCGGCTCCTGGCCGAGTTTCCTGCCGGGCCGGTTCTGGATCTGTGCGCCGGCACCTTGCCCCTGTCCCTGGAGCTGGCCCGCCAGGCCCGGGATCGCCGGGTGGTGGCCATCGATTTCTGCGAGGACATGCTCCGGGCCGGCCGGGCGGTGCTGCCGGCGGATGGCCGGCGGGGGCGGATCTTTCCGGTCTGTGGCGACGGCGAGGAGATCCCGGCCAGGAGCGACGCCTTCTGGGGTATCACCGTGGCCTTCGGGGTCCGCAACCTCTCCCGCACCGAGCGGGGTCTGGCGGAGATGCACCGGGTGCTGAAGCCCGGCGGCCGCCTCCTGATCCTGGAGTTCTCCCGGCCCAGCTCCTCCTGGTTCGGTCCCTTGTACCGCTTCTACCTGAACCGGGTGCTGCCCAAGGTGGCGGGGGCGGTCTCCGGGGACCGGGAGGCCTACGAGTATCTGGCCTCCTCCATCGCCGCCTTCTATGAGCCGGCCGAGCTTTTGGCCATGATGACCCGGGCCGGCTTCGTCGCCGTCGAGGCCAGGCCCCTCACCATGGGCATCGTCACCATCTACTCCGGCCGCAAGGCGAGGCCATGA